One region of Parambassis ranga unplaced genomic scaffold, fParRan2.1 scaffold_37_arrow_ctg1, whole genome shotgun sequence genomic DNA includes:
- the LOC114431084 gene encoding mitochondrial ubiquitin ligase activator of nfkb 1-A-like, whose amino-acid sequence MAKFCLGFSLTEALCLGAGLAVSGLCYYMYRKKKKTADELDNASHINIDGNLKDTLEVTPGARLQYAVVEGVVEPVGEPLRSQCHEDIVGVVHKVEVTEPRLGLSSLYSALFKSHDKPVLHKQVTSVPFVLRGSDGTAVQVHCPLKASGLNMEMLYKRFLQVSHGFSVLGWYFSGVKSYSRLETEEMLRVGTRVTGVGQLTLDPDGTLNLRPPSDGSKYFLSMADYDTLRKQYSAATKAWKRFAVIFALAGAAALYYTESFADSVTTKGGNPVEDGENNQENICHLPLSAM is encoded by the exons ATGGCGAAATTCTGTCTCGGTTTTTCACTGACAGAGGCACTGTGTCTTGGGGCCGGCTTGGCTGTTTCAGGCCTTTGCTACTATATgtatagaaagaagaagaagacagcagatgagcttgat AATGCCTCCCACATCAACATAGATGGAAACCTTAAAGACACTTTGGAGGTTACACCAGGAGCACGTCTGCAGTATGCTGTTGTTGAAG GTGTTGTGGAGCCTGTAGGCGAGCCACTGAGGAGTCAGTGTCATGAAGACATTGTTGGTGTGGTGCACAAAGTGGAAGTCACAGAGCCCAGGCTGGGATTGAGCAGCCTTTACTCTGCTCTTTTCAAGAGTCATGATAAGCCAGTCTTGCACAAACAAGTGACATCGGTGCCCTTCGTATTAAGGGGTTCGGATGGGACTGCAGTCCAAGTCCATTGTCCACTGAAGgcctctggactgaacatggagatGTTGTACAAGAGGTTTCTCCAGGTCAGCCATGGATTCAGTGTTCTTGGATGGTATTTCAGCGGGGTGAAGTCCTACAGTCGACTGGAGACCGAGGAAATGCTTAGA GTGGGCACACGTGTTACTGGTGTAGGCCAGCTGACGCTGGACCCAGATGGCACCCTGAATCTTAGACCCCCTTCTGATGGATCTAAGTACTTTCTGAGCATGGCAGACTATGACACTTTACGAAAACAATACAGCGCTGCGACCAAAGCGTGGAAGCGTTTTGCTGTTATATTTGCTTTAGCCGGTGCAGCGGCACTCTACTACACGGAAAGCTTCGCTGACAGCGTGACAACGAAAGGAGGGAATCCTGTTGAAGATGGGGAAAATAATCAGGAGAACATCTGtcatctgcctctctcagcCATGTAA